The following are from one region of the Ptychodera flava strain L36383 chromosome 15, AS_Pfla_20210202, whole genome shotgun sequence genome:
- the LOC139151716 gene encoding ATP synthase subunit d, mitochondrial-like: protein MAGRRVGQKAIDWALFAERVPPNQRAQFLALKSKSDAIKAKYTATPEKPQQIDWAFYRARVPIAGLVDQFEKAYNNVKVPVPQDTASAKIEDQVKQMDKIAADFKKESDGRIARFQKEVDRLNSMIPFEDMTKEEFAEAFPESVEQRKKYPYWPHYPYWQ, encoded by the exons ATGGCAGGCCGTAGGGTTGGCCAAAAAGCGATCGACTGGGCTTTATTCGCCGAGCGGGTGCCTCCAAATCAACGTGCCCAGTTTTTGGCCTTGAAATCAAAGTCTGATGCGATCAAAGCTAA ATACACAGCAACGCCAGAGAAGCCTCAGCAGATAGACTGGGCTTTCTATAGGGCAAGAGTTCCAATTGCAGGACTTGTTGACCAGTTTGAAAAAGCT tacAACAATGTGAAGGTCCCAGTTCCTCAGGATACAGCATCAGCGAAAATTGAAGACCAAGTTAAGCAAATG GACAAGATAGCTGCTGATTTCAAGAAGGAATCCGATGGACGCATCGCTCGTTTCCAAAAGGAG GTGGACAGGCTAAATAGCATGATTCCCTTTGAAGACATGACCAAGGAGGAATTTGCCGAGGCCTTCCCAGAGAGCGTTGAACAGAGGAAAAAATACCCCTACTGGCCCCACTACCCGTACTGGCAGTAG